CAAGACGACCCGTCTCTACGGCAGCAACGGCTGGCAGTTCTACTACGCACACCTCGACGGATGGGCGGTTCGGTCCGGTCGCGTGAAGGCCGGTCAGGTGATCGGCTACGTGGGTTCGACCGGAAACGCCTCGGGTGGTGCGCCGCACCTGCACCTACAGATCGAGCCGCGTGGCTATCCGGTGAACCCCTATCCGTATCTGCGCGCGATGGAGTAACGCTACCGTATCTCCACATTCCAAAAGAGTGTCGCGGCTCCAATCCGGGGTACATACCTTCCACATCGCGTTTGCCCGGCAGCGAAGCGATGGTTCCGCGAATAGGGCGTCCACGCTCGAGGTTCGCGGGAGTACCGGAAGGAGTCTCTCATGAGCGGATTGCTCGCAGGTAAGGTTGGAATCGTCACGGGTGGCGGTTCGGGAATCGGGCGTGAAGCCGCGCTTCTCATGGCTGGCGAGGGCGCCAAGGTCGTTGTCTCTGACGTCGTCGACGATCACGGTGCCGAGACAGTCGCCATGATCGAGGCCGCTGGCGGGACTGCTTCGTTCATGCACGCGGACGTCGCCGATCCCGCCCACGCAGACGCCCTCGTCAAGTTCGCGGTCGACACGTACGGTGCGCTGCATCTCGCCGTCAACAACGCCGGAATCGGTGGGCCCGCCGGCCTGACCGGCGAGTACCCGATAGATGGATGGCAGAAGGTCATCGACATCAATCTCTCCGGCGTCTTCTACGGCATGCGTGCCCAGCTACCCGCCATGGTTGCTGCGGGTGGAGGCTCGATCGTCAACATCAGCTCGATCCTCGGATTCGTGGGCTTCGCGATGTCGAGCGCGTACGTTGCTGCGAAGCACGGCGTGGTCGGTCTGACTCAGAACGCCGCGCTTGAGTACGCGACGCAAGGCGTGCGAGTGAACTCGGTGCACCCCGGCTTCATCGAGACGCCGCTGGTCTCGAGCGCGGGCATCCAGAAGGGTGACGATACCTACAACTTCATCGCATCGAAGCACGCGATGGGCAGGTTCGGGACTCCGCAGGAGGTCGCCGAGGTGATCGTGTGGCTGCTCACCGACAAGGCATCGTTCGTCACCGGCAGCCAGTACGTCGTCGACGGCGGTTACCTGGCGCAGTAGCTCCCATCGTCGACGAGAACATTCGAAGGCCCGCCATCGTCGGCGGGCCTTCGTGTGTTCGTCGTCATCCGCAGGCGGTTCGACCCTTACGAGATCGGCTCCAGCTTCGCCGAGAAGTGCCGCAGGAACGGGGCCTGTTCGGTGACCCGGTATCCGGGGAGCGACTCGCGCTCCTCGTAGACCCTCGCGACGACCTCGATGACGTAGTCCATGTGGCTTTGCGTGTAGACCCGACGCGGGATCGCGAGTCGCACGAGCTCACGCGGACCGGCGACCTCTTCACCTGTGGCGGGGTCACGGTGGCCGAACATGAGCGTCCCGATCTCACAGGCACGCACGCCACCGAGCTCGTACATCGCATTCGCGACCGCGACGCCCGGGTACTGCGTCGGCGGGATGTGCGACGCGATCCGCTTCGCGTCCAGATAGATCGCATGACCTCCGGGAGGCCACAGGAGCGGCACGCCGGCGTCACGCAGGTGCTGGCCCACGTAGCGCGTCGAGGTTATGCGGTAGTGGAGGTAGTCCTCCTCGACGGCCTCTTGCATGCCGATGGCCAGGGCCTCGAGGTCGCGACCGGACAGCCCGCCGTAGGTGGGGAAGCCCTCGGTGAGGATGAGCAGCACGCGGTGCTCCTGCGCGAGCTCTGCGCTGCGGGTGGCGAGGAAGCCGCCCATGTTCACGATGGCGTCCTTCTTCGCGCTCATCGTGCAACCTTCGGCGAGGTCACACATCTCGCGGACGATCTGGCGCACGGTCTTGTCGGCGTAGCCTGGCTCGCGCTGCTTGATCAGGTACGCGTTCTCGGTGAGGCGACACGCGTCGAGATACAGCGGCGTGTCGTACTGTCGGCAGATCTCGGCAACCGCCCTCATGTTGCCGAGCGAGACGGGCTGACCGCCACCGGAGTTGTTGGTGACCGTGATCATGACGAGCGGGATGCGTGCCGCCCCGAACTCGGCGAAGGCGGCGCGCAGCCCGTCGAGGTCCATATCGCCCTTGAACGGGAAGTCCGAGTCCATGTCGGCGAGCTCGGGTGAAGGCAGGTCCAGCGCGATTGCGCCGCGGAACTCCACGTTCGCGCGGGTCGTGTCGAAGTGGCTGTTGTTGGGGACGACGTCGCCTTCCTTGCACATCACCGAGAACAGGATGCGTTCAGCGGCGCGGCCCTGGTGTGTGGGGATGATGTGCTCGAAGCCGGTGATGTCGTTGATCGAATCGCGGAACCGGAAGTACGACGGGCTGCCCGCGTACGACTCG
This genomic stretch from Coriobacteriia bacterium harbors:
- a CDS encoding SDR family oxidoreductase, which encodes MLAGKVGIVTGGGSGIGREAALLMAGEGAKVVVSDVVDDHGAETVAMIEAAGGTASFMHADVADPAHADALVKFAVDTYGALHLAVNNAGIGGPAGLTGEYPIDGWQKVIDINLSGVFYGMRAQLPAMVAAGGGSIVNISSILGFVGFAMSSAYVAAKHGVVGLTQNAALEYATQGVRVNSVHPGFIETPLVSSAGIQKGDDTYNFIASKHAMGRFGTPQEVAEVIVWLLTDKASFVTGSQYVVDGGYLAQ
- a CDS encoding tryptophanase, whose product is MFKTIIEPFRIKTVEQINMTTREQRQEMIREAGYNIFALRSDDVIIDLLTDSGTGAMSANQWGGVMRGDESYAGSPSYFRFRDSINDITGFEHIIPTHQGRAAERILFSVMCKEGDVVPNNSHFDTTRANVEFRGAIALDLPSPELADMDSDFPFKGDMDLDGLRAAFAEFGAARIPLVMITVTNNSGGGQPVSLGNMRAVAEICRQYDTPLYLDACRLTENAYLIKQREPGYADKTVRQIVREMCDLAEGCTMSAKKDAIVNMGGFLATRSAELAQEHRVLLILTEGFPTYGGLSGRDLEALAIGMQEAVEEDYLHYRITSTRYVGQHLRDAGVPLLWPPGGHAIYLDAKRIASHIPPTQYPGVAVANAMYELGGVRACEIGTLMFGHRDPATGEEVAGPRELVRLAIPRRVYTQSHMDYVIEVVARVYEERESLPGYRVTEQAPFLRHFSAKLEPIS